The Raphanus sativus cultivar WK10039 chromosome 2, ASM80110v3, whole genome shotgun sequence DNA segment GTTAGCAGCTGAGCATGAACATTTTGCTATTGTTCAGAGCCTTTATGATGATCTAAACatcgaagaagatgatgatgaaagtGATGACGACGATGATGATCACCGGATCCTCCCAGAAGTCACTATCAAGAAAGCTTGTGGATTCTTGCCAAGGCTTTGTGCTAGTAGGAACTCGTTCAAGTTCTCAAACCCGGTTCCTCTGGATTCAGGACTAAACCGGAGTTTGAAACATTCGGGTGAGCAAACCGGGATACCAAACTGGTCGACTAGGCGTCTCTCCGGTTTCATCTCTCCGTACCGAACCTCTTGTTCGGAAACCGGTTTTCTCGGAGCTCCGGTCAAACCGGAGAGCTTCAAGAGGCTAAACAGAGGAATAAGCAAGTCTCAAGAACTGTATCCACCGAGAACAAGAAGAGAGACTCTTCCTAACTACTCACATTCTGGAGAAATCAGAACGTTTAGAAACTCGACCTCGACTCCTTCCAGGATCCAACGGACGACAATGCACGACTCGAGGTTCCTTGTGGAGGAAGTAAATAGAAGGAAAAGCAGCAGCATCAACAGGTCAGGGAATCTTTTGAAAACATCGCCGGAATACACCGCGGCGATCTCTCCTCCACCATTACCGGAAACCCCGTCTCGGTCTTGGCTCGGAAAAACACTCCTCCCGCCGGCGAAGCCTAGGCTTTACGGTGTCGTTTTAGGTCAAGTTGGTGTTAAGAAACTGGATCAAGAAATTCTTGAATCGACGAAGTGGGAGACGATTGTTAAAACATCATATGTTCACAACGATCACGTTCGTTATTCTCAggtattaaataaaatactcTTTGCACATTTATTTTTCCAaccaaaaatcaattttttatttaaagaaatttgTATTAGTGAGAGCATctgatttatatatatcttcatTTTGTGAAATCTAATGCAGGAGCTGGTTGTTCATCCCTCTCGTCAGCAAAATACATAAAAACCAGAAATTacttcttttataaaatttaataaacagcTTTAGAATTTGCCTCTCCTTTTTTTTGCAGGCAACACAAATTTACCTGAAAATTtcgtgtgtgagagagagagtgtgtgtgttTGTGAGGATTATAATTGTGGCATTTGTTTTCCGACCACATGTTTTGTAATTGAAGACCTAAATATTATTGATGTTTGATAAAACATGCATTATATGGATAACCAGTTATGACATTTACACAGCATTCATAGCATTGATCCAAGAATTTGGCAGCTTCGATTTGAGTATTTTACCTCTACAGTGAAAATATTTAGTCTATAAAACCGGGGTGTATATCAATTGCTTTAGAATAATTAAAATCCCCATATCTGAAAATAAAGATAAGAGTTATAATAATCTCATATACATTTatgttgttttacttttttttgtctcaagtCTTAACACATTTGAAATTTGATATTGAcggtaattatatattaagaaaataagaagtTATGGGAGGCATGTCGTGATGAATAATGATGGTTCATGCACAAGTGCACATGACatcaactgaaaaaaaaaacatttatcttGTGTGACAGTGCTAGTTATAGATGACGACTTGAAAATCGTTATGTACCGTTAGATTAAATGATAAGATATCTAACGGTCAGAAAtgtttacaattttattacCGGCCCTACTACTAGTAGTAAAGTATAAGGCAGGCACGTCTCATTGGTCCTACTATACacttctttttataataaaagaaatacaaaacataattattttaatttactttaaaatatgtACACAACAATGTGACGTGTCTTAATCAAATTAAGCACATATGATTTTATTAGAAGAATTAAGCATCTATAATTATGTAAATTGTAAACTAAAAGCAAAATTACAAGGAATTAGGATTGAAGAAATTGGAaatttttattccaaaatattttaaaaggaatACAAAATTctgcagagagagagataggGGAAGAAAAGGGAGAGGGAGGAGAGAGAAGACACCACCACCCTTTGGCCCCTAGAGAGACCAAAGATGATCGAAGAGAGAATACTCtgagatcatcatcatcatcctgcaaaaacaagaattcaattatttattttattaaaagattgGATTTGTTATATTGTCATCGATTTTTCTGGaaatattttgatttcttaaatcctcCACACCAACATTTTTCTTGCCCTACCTTGCttcttgatttcttctttttcgggaaacacaaaaacaaaacgcATTATACGCAATCCCTTTTTACAGTAAGTTTTTCTTAACCTTCCAATCATTTGCTTGATTCCTTTACGTAATTTGCAATGTTCTTCATTTAAAGAGGaaagagattaaaaaaatatttagggcTTTCTATACATTGCTTGTTCGAGAAGGTATCCCTTTCGTAATTATTGATTATGATGTCTCatctactttttcttttcttttttttttcgtcttGTCAGGTATTAAGAAACAACGAGCTGTATAGAGATCCAAGAGATGTATACTGTGATCAAAAGGGTTTTGTGACATTAATTTTCAAAACCTGGAAAAATGATC contains these protein-coding regions:
- the LOC108843701 gene encoding uncharacterized protein LOC108843701; this translates as MEGRKLNLYAPLPSIRRISSKKEHSSEPENKTAITRPEPSKEQETSVFVLPDQSFDHLTEPVSVPFVWEQIPGKPKDDMATLIQESGLLEETDEEDEEEDDEDTVSSTGSFSVNCSTSGVSEIEMNGERSEDASSRESLDLMMSRFLPAAKAMAFTHQKHQSPSYSSYNSSEQKQTVQNREALVTRQRRQLAAEHEHFAIVQSLYDDLNIEEDDDESDDDDDDHRILPEVTIKKACGFLPRLCASRNSFKFSNPVPLDSGLNRSLKHSGEQTGIPNWSTRRLSGFISPYRTSCSETGFLGAPVKPESFKRLNRGISKSQELYPPRTRRETLPNYSHSGEIRTFRNSTSTPSRIQRTTMHDSRFLVEEVNRRKSSSINRSGNLLKTSPEYTAAISPPPLPETPSRSWLGKTLLPPAKPRLYGVVLGQVGVKKLDQEILESTKWETIVKTSYVHNDHVRYSQELVVHPSRQQNT